One segment of Brassica napus cultivar Da-Ae chromosome C3, Da-Ae, whole genome shotgun sequence DNA contains the following:
- the LOC106355513 gene encoding AP2-like ethylene-responsive transcription factor At2g41710 isoform X2 — protein MASMSSPDQGPKTEAGGGGGESSENVSASDQMLLYRSFKKAKKERGCTAKERISKMPPCTAGKRSSIYRGVTRHRWTGRYEAHLWDKSTWNQNQNKKGKQVYLGAYDDEEAAARAYDLAALKYWGPGTLINFPVTDYSRDLEEMQSLSREEYLATLRRYTFGRKSSGFSRGIAKYRGLQSRWEASASRMPGPEYFGNLHYGDERGAEGDFLGSFCLERKIDLTGYVKWWGVNKPRQPESSSKASEDAKVEDAGTELKTLEHASQATEPYKAPNFGVHHGTQRKGKQITSPSSTSSALSILSASPAYKSLEEKVMKIQESSSTRENDENANRNINSTEKSHGKEIEKPPVVSHGVSLGSGGGVAPAAAALSLQKSMYPLASLLTAPLLSNYNTLDPLGEPILWTPFLPPGSSHTLEVTKTETSCSTYSYLPQEK, from the exons ATGGCGTCGATGTCGTCGCCGGATCAGGGGCCTAAGACAGAGgcgggaggaggaggaggagagagctCGGAGAATGTGTCGGCGAGTGATCAGATGTTGCTGTATAGAAGTTTTAAGAAGGCGAAGAAGGAGAGAGGATGCACAGCTAAGGAGCGTATCAGTAAAATGCCGCCCTGCACAGCTGGCAAAAGGAGTTCTATTTACCGTGGAGTCACCAG ACATAGATGGACAGGTCGGTACGAAGCTCACCTTTGGGACAAGAGTACTTGGAACCAAAACCAGAACAAGAAGGGCAAACAAG TTTATCTAG GAGCATATGATGATGAAGAGGCTGCTGCTAGAGCCTACGACCTTGCTGCCTTGAAATACTGGGGACCTGGAACACTTATCAATTTTCCG GTGACTGATTACTCTAGGGATTTAGAAGAAATGCAAAGTCTCTCAAGGGAAGAATACCTTGCAACTCTACGTAG ATATACATTTGGCAGAAAAAGCAGCGGTTTCTCAAGGGGAATAGCCAAATATCGTGGCCTTCAAAG CCGATGGGAAGCATCAGCCAGTCGGATGCCTGGACCTGAATACTTCGGTAACCTTCATTATG GTGATGAACGAGGAGCAGAAGGTGACTTTCTTGGCAGCTTTTGTCTGGAAAGAAAGATTGATCTAACGGGATACGTAAAGTGGTGGGGAGTCAACAAACCCCGTCAACCAGAATCTTCATCAAAGGCATCAGAGGATGCAAAGGTAGAAGATGCAGGTACTGAGCTTAAGACACTGGAACACGCTTCCCAGGCAACAGAGCCATACAAAGCACCAAACTTTGGCGTTCATCATGGCACTCAGAGGAAAGGAAAACAAATAACATCGCCGTCCTCCACCTCTTCTGCTTTAAGCATTTTGTCTGCGTCACCTGCTTACAAGAGCCTGGAGGAGAAAGTGATGAAGATCCAAGAAAGTAGCAGCACTAGAGAAAACGATGAGAATGCAAACCGTAACATCAATAGTACTGAGAAGAGTCACGGTAAGGAAATAGAGAAACCACCGGTCGTTAGTCATGGAGTTTCTCTAGGCAGTGGTGGTGGTGTTGctcctgctgctgctgctttGTCTCTTCAGAAAAGCATGTACCCACTTGCGTCTCTCTTAACTGCTCCACTGCTCAGCAATTACAATACATTGGATCCCCTTGGAGAGCCTATTCTCTGGACACCGTTCCTTCCCCCAGGATCTTCTCATACTTTAGAG GTGACAAAGACAGAGACAAGTTGTTCCACATACAGTTACCTCCCACAAGAGAAGTGA
- the LOC106355513 gene encoding AP2-like ethylene-responsive transcription factor At2g41710 isoform X1 has product MASMSSPDQGPKTEAGGGGGESSENVSASDQMLLYRSFKKAKKERGCTAKERISKMPPCTAGKRSSIYRGVTRHRWTGRYEAHLWDKSTWNQNQNKKGKQVYLGAYDDEEAAARAYDLAALKYWGPGTLINFPVTDYSRDLEEMQSLSREEYLATLRRCVCIFYKYFFSHFRNYLLLLLILFRYTFGRKSSGFSRGIAKYRGLQSRWEASASRMPGPEYFGNLHYGDERGAEGDFLGSFCLERKIDLTGYVKWWGVNKPRQPESSSKASEDAKVEDAGTELKTLEHASQATEPYKAPNFGVHHGTQRKGKQITSPSSTSSALSILSASPAYKSLEEKVMKIQESSSTRENDENANRNINSTEKSHGKEIEKPPVVSHGVSLGSGGGVAPAAAALSLQKSMYPLASLLTAPLLSNYNTLDPLGEPILWTPFLPPGSSHTLEVTKTETSCSTYSYLPQEK; this is encoded by the exons ATGGCGTCGATGTCGTCGCCGGATCAGGGGCCTAAGACAGAGgcgggaggaggaggaggagagagctCGGAGAATGTGTCGGCGAGTGATCAGATGTTGCTGTATAGAAGTTTTAAGAAGGCGAAGAAGGAGAGAGGATGCACAGCTAAGGAGCGTATCAGTAAAATGCCGCCCTGCACAGCTGGCAAAAGGAGTTCTATTTACCGTGGAGTCACCAG ACATAGATGGACAGGTCGGTACGAAGCTCACCTTTGGGACAAGAGTACTTGGAACCAAAACCAGAACAAGAAGGGCAAACAAG TTTATCTAG GAGCATATGATGATGAAGAGGCTGCTGCTAGAGCCTACGACCTTGCTGCCTTGAAATACTGGGGACCTGGAACACTTATCAATTTTCCG GTGACTGATTACTCTAGGGATTTAGAAGAAATGCAAAGTCTCTCAAGGGAAGAATACCTTGCAACTCTACGTAGGTGcgtatgtattttttataagtaCTTTTTTTCCCACTTTaggaactatttattattattactgaTACTTTTTAGATATACATTTGGCAGAAAAAGCAGCGGTTTCTCAAGGGGAATAGCCAAATATCGTGGCCTTCAAAG CCGATGGGAAGCATCAGCCAGTCGGATGCCTGGACCTGAATACTTCGGTAACCTTCATTATG GTGATGAACGAGGAGCAGAAGGTGACTTTCTTGGCAGCTTTTGTCTGGAAAGAAAGATTGATCTAACGGGATACGTAAAGTGGTGGGGAGTCAACAAACCCCGTCAACCAGAATCTTCATCAAAGGCATCAGAGGATGCAAAGGTAGAAGATGCAGGTACTGAGCTTAAGACACTGGAACACGCTTCCCAGGCAACAGAGCCATACAAAGCACCAAACTTTGGCGTTCATCATGGCACTCAGAGGAAAGGAAAACAAATAACATCGCCGTCCTCCACCTCTTCTGCTTTAAGCATTTTGTCTGCGTCACCTGCTTACAAGAGCCTGGAGGAGAAAGTGATGAAGATCCAAGAAAGTAGCAGCACTAGAGAAAACGATGAGAATGCAAACCGTAACATCAATAGTACTGAGAAGAGTCACGGTAAGGAAATAGAGAAACCACCGGTCGTTAGTCATGGAGTTTCTCTAGGCAGTGGTGGTGGTGTTGctcctgctgctgctgctttGTCTCTTCAGAAAAGCATGTACCCACTTGCGTCTCTCTTAACTGCTCCACTGCTCAGCAATTACAATACATTGGATCCCCTTGGAGAGCCTATTCTCTGGACACCGTTCCTTCCCCCAGGATCTTCTCATACTTTAGAG GTGACAAAGACAGAGACAAGTTGTTCCACATACAGTTACCTCCCACAAGAGAAGTGA
- the LOC106355513 gene encoding AP2-like ethylene-responsive transcription factor At2g41710 isoform X3 produces MASMSSPDQGPKTEAGGGGGESSENVSASDQMLLYRSFKKAKKERGCTAKERISKMPPCTAGKRSSIYRGVTRHRWTGRYEAHLWDKSTWNQNQNKKGKQVYLGAYDDEEAAARAYDLAALKYWGPGTLINFPVTDYSRDLEEMQSLSREEYLATLRRKSSGFSRGIAKYRGLQSRWEASASRMPGPEYFGNLHYGDERGAEGDFLGSFCLERKIDLTGYVKWWGVNKPRQPESSSKASEDAKVEDAGTELKTLEHASQATEPYKAPNFGVHHGTQRKGKQITSPSSTSSALSILSASPAYKSLEEKVMKIQESSSTRENDENANRNINSTEKSHGKEIEKPPVVSHGVSLGSGGGVAPAAAALSLQKSMYPLASLLTAPLLSNYNTLDPLGEPILWTPFLPPGSSHTLEVTKTETSCSTYSYLPQEK; encoded by the exons ATGGCGTCGATGTCGTCGCCGGATCAGGGGCCTAAGACAGAGgcgggaggaggaggaggagagagctCGGAGAATGTGTCGGCGAGTGATCAGATGTTGCTGTATAGAAGTTTTAAGAAGGCGAAGAAGGAGAGAGGATGCACAGCTAAGGAGCGTATCAGTAAAATGCCGCCCTGCACAGCTGGCAAAAGGAGTTCTATTTACCGTGGAGTCACCAG ACATAGATGGACAGGTCGGTACGAAGCTCACCTTTGGGACAAGAGTACTTGGAACCAAAACCAGAACAAGAAGGGCAAACAAG TTTATCTAG GAGCATATGATGATGAAGAGGCTGCTGCTAGAGCCTACGACCTTGCTGCCTTGAAATACTGGGGACCTGGAACACTTATCAATTTTCCG GTGACTGATTACTCTAGGGATTTAGAAGAAATGCAAAGTCTCTCAAGGGAAGAATACCTTGCAACTCTACGTAG AAAAAGCAGCGGTTTCTCAAGGGGAATAGCCAAATATCGTGGCCTTCAAAG CCGATGGGAAGCATCAGCCAGTCGGATGCCTGGACCTGAATACTTCGGTAACCTTCATTATG GTGATGAACGAGGAGCAGAAGGTGACTTTCTTGGCAGCTTTTGTCTGGAAAGAAAGATTGATCTAACGGGATACGTAAAGTGGTGGGGAGTCAACAAACCCCGTCAACCAGAATCTTCATCAAAGGCATCAGAGGATGCAAAGGTAGAAGATGCAGGTACTGAGCTTAAGACACTGGAACACGCTTCCCAGGCAACAGAGCCATACAAAGCACCAAACTTTGGCGTTCATCATGGCACTCAGAGGAAAGGAAAACAAATAACATCGCCGTCCTCCACCTCTTCTGCTTTAAGCATTTTGTCTGCGTCACCTGCTTACAAGAGCCTGGAGGAGAAAGTGATGAAGATCCAAGAAAGTAGCAGCACTAGAGAAAACGATGAGAATGCAAACCGTAACATCAATAGTACTGAGAAGAGTCACGGTAAGGAAATAGAGAAACCACCGGTCGTTAGTCATGGAGTTTCTCTAGGCAGTGGTGGTGGTGTTGctcctgctgctgctgctttGTCTCTTCAGAAAAGCATGTACCCACTTGCGTCTCTCTTAACTGCTCCACTGCTCAGCAATTACAATACATTGGATCCCCTTGGAGAGCCTATTCTCTGGACACCGTTCCTTCCCCCAGGATCTTCTCATACTTTAGAG GTGACAAAGACAGAGACAAGTTGTTCCACATACAGTTACCTCCCACAAGAGAAGTGA